DNA sequence from the Patescibacteria group bacterium genome:
ACTTCGCTGTCACATCTTTTTCATTATAAATCAACCACTCCATTGTTACTGGAAAAATAATCTTTTTCACTTCTAACACATTTATATAATGCTCCCATAATTTTTCACCAGGCTTAGTTTGTTTCAAGGCAAATTCCTTACTCTTTACTACTAATTTATCAATAGCTAAATTTTCTTTATAAACATCTTTATAAATCCTAGCCTTAATACTACTAGCACCGTACCCTGTCTTCCCCGTCGCAACGAGCACCTTAACATTGATAGCTTTTTCATAAGTTTTTTGTTGTTCAATTGCCAATTGTACTTTTTTGGCACTCTGACCGCGATACCAAAAAGCCCAGCCAAGCAACGCAGTACCAACAACTAATAATACCAATAATTGCACCAACTGCTTATGCTCTTTTACCCAGGCGAGCTTATCACTCCCCTCTGACTCTTCCTGCATTTCTTCCATTTCGTCATCCAGGGGCGCTAAACCATATTCATTGGCATTAAAATTTAATGGAAAAACAGGTGAAATTTTATTCCAGGCAGTGTTATACCTTCTTAAAGCCAGACCCAGGGCCTCGGTAAACTCGATTGACAAACCCTCGGCCAAGATCTGACCATTGCTAACTTTAATATCCTTGTTGGCGGTCTTATCTTCTTCTCCTTCGGCATTTTTAACAATAAGCTCATATTTCAAACCAGACAAGTTAGATGAGAGATATTCGACAGATCCTTTTAGTTTACTAGAGCCGCCAACCAAAATAACTTCATTAATTACCTTGCCTGTCTTCATATTGTAATACTTAAGTGCGGTTTTTACCTCCTCAACAATTTGCAACATGGCGCTTTTTAAAATTATTGGCACATTAACAAATTTTTCCGAAGGTAATATTCCAATCTCACGCTTTAACTGTCCAACCTCCTTGTGGTCATAGCCACTCTCTGTGCCATCTGCTTTTTTGCCAATACCATCTTGCAGTTTTTTGGAAAAATAATTACCAGCCGCATTAATAGCGCTCGAATACATCAGGCCATGTTCGGAAATAATACTAACATTGGTAATACTGGCACCGATGTCAACTATTAAAATCGCATGGTCTAATAAGTTTCCAAATAAACCCTGAAAAGTTGAAAAAGTTTCCAGGGAAAAATCCTCTACTTTCAACTCCAGGGCTGCAAAAATATTTTTCCATTCTTCCACTACTTCATTTTGAACACCAACCACCAACACCCTAATCTTTTCTATCAATTCGACTTTTTTTTCTACTTTGTTTTTAGGATTCTTGTTATTTTCTTCAAAATCATAAAAAACTTCATCAGCCACAGCCTTAAATCTTTCCAAAATTTTATAGGAAAAAACCAAGTCCTCGCGATTCAAGGGGATGGAAGATAAGGCCTCATCATAAGCAATCTTGTTCAAGTCTTTTTCTTGGCTGGCATCAACTTCAAAAATATGAGAATACACTTGTCTTTCCGGAATAGCAAATGATATCTCCTTGGGAACAATTCGTCGCGGACTAGCCTCGGCAAAAACTTTTTTAACATATTCCTTTAGTCTTTCCATGTTCATAATACGTCCATTCGAAACCACGCCCGGATCCATCAAAATCATACCTGAACTTACCACTTCAAATTTTTTATCGAAACACCTAACATCAACCACTTTTATACTGTAGTCGGAAATATTTATGCCTACTAAATTTTTATTGGGGCAAACCTTAATCATTTAAACTCCATTTATTAATAATTATTTTATCATTATTTATTACTACATTGGCGGTAATTTTTTTATGATAATCAGTAATTGTGCCTTCTGCTATAATCAGACGCTCATCACCACCGCCCTCCACGGTCATCAAACAAGAGCCGTCACCTTGCATTAAATTTAAATCTATTACCGCGTAATTATGATCAAATTGCAAACGACGCAATGATTCTTCAATGCAACCCTCTGTTAAATACTCCACCTCGCTTTTTTTGTCAGAAACAAAGGAAGTGTTCAGGCTGCTCATGCTCAAAAAAGCAGCACTACGTGCCATAATCAGCGCAGCCGCTCCAATCACCAAAATTGTAAATATCGCCGCCATACCTTTTTGATTTGATAAATTTTTCATATTAGCGAAGTGTAATACTTGTCTGATATTGTTTATTATATTCATATGCCCTGCTGTTATGATAGCGATATTCCATATCCAAGTTTATAACAATATTATCTTTTTGCCCGAGCAAAGCAGTATTCACAAAGGACAAATCTTTTATATTAATCTCGTCACCGCTAATTTGTGTTGCATCAGCTATACCCTCAGCTAAATATAAAATGCCATCAGTCACCGAAAAAGTCATATTTTCTTCTGGATCCGGCATGTCCAGCACCAAAATATTGGTCGTCGAATCCCCGGTTAATGGCGACAAAACTTGCCGCGATTTTTTCAAATAGTCCTCCAAAAAATTAATCGTTAGCGCGCCATTCGCTTCCACGTCTTGGATTACCGAAGTCTTTGCGCGCAAATCCGACATTTGCGAACCAAAACCAACAAATAAACCAACGGAGACACCGATAAAAGCGATATACATTATCGCTTCAACCAGGGTAAAACCTGACAGATTTTCTATATTTTGTTTTAACTTTCTTTCAAACATTAATTATAATTTATTCTCATTTCTTGCAGAATTGGCGTTGCGACACTATTGCCGCTAAATTCAATGCGATATTTTATCCAACGTTTTTCGTTACAATCCGTATTTAAAAATTCCCCAGTTGAAGTCGCAAAATAATCACTCTCATCACCATCATCACCATCTGGTCCAGACCAGGTTTGATTCCAATCACCAGGAGCATCAGCAACATCAAGGGCGGTCTTAATTAAAACTCTTATTTCGCACTCCGGGCACTCACTTGTTTTCGTACCAGTAGCTGTCCATTCAATAATATTAAAATTTCCGCCCACGGGAATTGAAAAGGCCGATGATTCCAAATAAGCACTAATCGCGTAAGTAGACGTTGCTATTTCCTTTAGCGTCACCGAACTCGAGCTCGCCTGAACATTACCATCATCATTGGCGTATTTACTTGCATCCACCCAAATATCCTGTCCAAGACCACCAGACCAATCATTCTGCTTCCAAAAAGACGAATCCCAATTGGTCAAATACGTTACACGCCGAGCTTGTTTTTGATCAAGCCCCATTACTTCCCAATTCACCACCACTTCTACCTTTTTACTATATAAATCCAAGATTGCACCCACTGCATTGCTAGCTACTAGCTCGCCGCTGTCATTTCGAAAAATTGGATAAAAATTAATTTGACGACCAAAAATACCGACCTGTTCACTTGTCCCTTCACCCATTAATTCCCAATGACCACCATCACGACTCAAAGCGCTTTGCTCATAAAGCAAATTATTCCATTTATTATCCTTAATAAAACGCACAGCCTCAATTCCCTCATTAGCTAAATTATTCGCCTGCGTGATTTCTGATTGTCGTGTCAAAAGACTAAAACCGCCCATTAATAAACTCGCCAAAGATGTTGTAATCAATGAAAAAATTGCCATCGCTATTACAATTTCCATTAAAGAGCTGCCTTGATTATTTAATCTAAATTTCAACATGCGTTTTTATTTCCAGGGGAATTCCGTATTGATTAATCTCTATGCCTCTTTTTTCACCACCAAAATTAAATTCCACTTGCCCTATTGCATCCGGATCACCAGCACTTTGTGTGTAATTTATATCATTAGCTGGAATCGTTGTTGAAATGGTTACGCCTGGTTCCAAATTCAAAACTTGGTCATAGACCTCATCACGAATGAAAAACGAAGGACCTTGATATAAAACAACTTTATGGTTACCGGGATCAAAATACACGCCGTGATTAGCTCCCCGCAAGCCGGCTCGACTCTGCTCCCGCGCTGAACGCAAAAAATCAACCGCCTGGGCCAAACTTTCATCTAATTTTGTTGACGCTTGCAGATTACCGTATAACGGAATTGAAATAACCGAAATCGAAATGGTTAAACCAATAGTTATTAACAATTCAATTAATGAAAAGCCTTGTTTGTTTTTCATAAAAGCAAAAAACACCCTCAAAACAAGCACCCTTCCCCTCCTTTTTTCCTCCTTGCTTATGAGCATACTTTATGAGAATATTATAACACAAATAGCAACGAAAAACAAAATATTTTCAAAACAAAAAAAATACCATTCATTGTAAATGGGATTTTTAAAAAATCTATATTAAACAACCTAGTTAAGGTGGTATTTTTCGAAAAATTTTATAACCAAATCAATCTCTACCTGCACCCTTTCTTCAATTTCAAGCTTTAAAATATTAGCGAAACTATTTTCCAAAATTTTCCGTAATAAAATAACAGCCTCAATTGAAACTAAAATATTATATTTTCGCTCTTCTGGAAGGGCGCTCACACAGTGCTCACACTCCAACCCACCCTTCTTGGCATTAAAATATAATTTTTTCGACTGATCAATTTGGCCACAGCCAAGGCATGTATTCAAAATTGGTTGATAGCCGAGCAAGGACATTAATTTAAAAATAAAAAATCCATAGTCTTTTTGTGTAGTCGAACATTCATCTTTCTCGACTGCTTTAACGGAATTTAGGCTGCTCAAAAAATCGACCAATAGAAAAAAAATGTTTTCATCTACCTCGTGCGCTTTCACAACTTCACCCACGCGCCGCAAAACTGCACCCGTGCTCATTATCTTATTATAATCTTCTTTAAGATTGCGAAAACAATCGCGTGCCAAAGCTGAGCCGACATAATCATAGTTCTTTCCTCTGATTATCATAATTTCCACCAATGACATCGGTTCTAGATGCGCCGCCAACTTCGACTTTGCCTTCTTTGTTCCCCGCGCAATCAGCTCCATTAAACCCTTTTCTTGACTATAAACCAAAACACGACCATCGGTTTCCCGAAAGTCGTCTCTTTTCAAAATTATACCCTGGATATTGAAGGTTTCGTTCATATCGAATCAAAATAACTTTGCAAAATCTCCATCGCCGCAATCTCATCGCGCGAAGCTTTTGTTTTTTTGTCACCGATGCGAGCATCACCAGCCTTACTTGATAAGCGTTCGTCAACCTCTTTAATTGGAATATCAATTGCCTGTTTCAAACTTTCCAAAAAATCCGCAAATCTTTGCGGGAGCTTGTGCGTCACGTCGGAAATCGAATAAGGCACGCCAATGACCACCACTTCAATCTCTTCGCTCTTAATGATTTTCACCAACTCTCGAAAATCATTGGCAACCTTAAAAGGTGAAGCGAGTTTTACTTCGTCTTCACCTATGGCCAAACCAATTCTTTTTTCCCCCCAATCAACGCCTAAATATTTCATAGATTATTTATTTTAATTTTCATTCCTGGTTAGACTGCCCCTCACCCCGACCCTCTCCCGCGGGGCGAGGGAGAATTAAAAATTATTTCTTCTTTTTAATTGCATTAATACCGATAATCGTGCCCAAGACAGCCGCCGCCCCGGCGACACCAGCCAATACCTGATGCTTGGTTTTTTCATCGGTCTTCGCATATTTGTCTTTGGCCAGTTTCACTAATTTTTCAATTTGTACAATACCTTCGTTAATTTTTTCAGTCACCACGTCTTTTATCTCATTTTTTTCGCCTACTTTTGGCTTGCAACTTCGACAAGCGGTTTTTTTGACTACCATATTTTTAGAGTTAGTTTATAAAGATAATTCTATTATATTAATAAAAGATTAAGATAAAATTAAAAAGCTGTAATCACCTCACAACCATCATCGGTCACTGCGACCGTATGTTCAAAATGAGCGCTCACGCTACCATCAGTGGTTACGATTGTAAAACCGTCATTGGCATTTCTAACTTGATATTTTCCAATATTAACCATCGGCTCAATCGCGATTGTCATGCCAGATTTCAAAATAATGTTATCCATACTCTTCTTGGGGATTTCAAAATTTGGTACTTGGGGCGCCTCATGAACGCCGTGTCCAACCCCATGACCAACTAAGTCACGAACCACGGAATAACCACGTGCCTCAACATATCTCTGTACGGCTATGCCAATCTCGCGAATTTCCGCTCCCGCTCTTACCTTGCTAATCGCTAACTCCAAAGACTTCTTTGTTGCCTCCAGTAGATTTAAAATCTTTTTATCAACTACGCCCACTGGTACCGTAATTGCCATATCTGTAAACATCCCATTTTTGGCCGGATACTCCATACCAATATCAATTCCAATAACATCCCCTTTTTTTAAGATCCTGGCTGGTATTGCTGGACCATGAACAACCTCACTATTTATCGAAGTGCACAATGCAGTCGGAAAAGGCTTTGCACTACCCACCTTATATCCCTTAAAAGCTGGTCTACCTCCTGCCGCCAAAATCAACCGATTAGCTTCTTTTTCGAGATCTGCAGTACTCACGCCTGGTTTCACCATGTCGCCTAATTTAGCCAAAATACTAGACAATATATTACCCCCCTCGCGCATAATCGCAATTTCTTCTTTTGTTTTAATTGTTATCATATTTTTAAATATTTAATTTCGATACAGATTTTTTATCATATTTAAGATAAATATGCAAGAAAATTACTAATTCTGCACATTGCCCGTCATCTTATAGATAGGTGTGATAATAGCAATCGCCAAACCACCAACCATTAAACCAATAAAAATCAAAAGCATCGGCTCAATGGCGGTTGAAAGAGTTTTAGTGGCATTATTAACCTCAGTTTCATAATAATCAGCCAAATACGTCAATACCTCTTCCAAGCGACCGGAATTTTCACCAATCTTAAGCATGCTCACCAAAAGAGACGGAAAAAGATTGCCATGACGACTAAGGTTCTCCGACATTTTGGTTCCTTGCCTAGTCTTCATAGCCAAATCTTCCAAGGCCTTTCGATAATAATAATTATCAATCGTATCCTTAGTAATGCGCAAGGCCTCGTCAATATTTAAACCACTTTTTAATAGTGTTCCCAGGGTAGAAGAAAAAATCGTTAAATTTTTATTGCGGCTAATATTTTTTACAATCGGAATTTGCAAAATTAAATAATCAGACACCGGTTTAAAAAACTTCTGTCTAAATATCCATAATAAAAATATTACCCCCGCAACAATCATCGGAAAAAGAAGTTTACCTTGTTTTTGGATAATATCAGAAAAAGCGATTAAGACCCGAGTCGACATTGGCAAATCCATACCCAAGCCCTTGAATAGCGGCGTTATTTTTGGTAAAACGACAAAAGAAATCGCCATAGCTAAAACGAAAGCCAAGGTCAAAACAATCATCGGATATACCATCGCGCCTTTAATCTTATCCATCAACTCCTTGTCCTTTTTTAAATGATTAGCCAAGTTATCTAAATTCTCATCCAAGGTTCCCGACGACTCACCCACAAAAACTGTATTTACAAAAATAGGTGGAAAAATTTTGGGAAATTTTCCCAGCGAAACTGATAAAGAATTGCCTGCATCAACCGATCGTTTAATCACACCAATAACTTTCTTTAACTTTCCTTCAGCCTGTCCGTAGACAATATCCAAAGCCTCTGTAATCGTCAAACCAGACTTCAACATCACGGCCAAATGCTTCGCAAAGGTAATTTTTTGACCAAAATTAATACCACCGATACTAATATCCATATCTAGCGCGCTTTTTTTAGGATTGTTTATTTTTTGCATAAATATCTAATTTTGAATTTCAAATTTTCGCCCTAATCCATGGTGACCCGTACCACTTCCATGATCGTCGTCTCACCATTAAAAATCTTTCTAACCCCATCATGAAGCATGACCGTCATACCCTCTTCTTTAGCCGCCTTTAAAATCACGTCGCTATTCACGCGATCAATAACCAAGCCACGAATCCTTTCAGTCATTTCCAAAATTTCAAAAACGCCAATACGTCCAGAAAAACCAGTGTTACCACAAACAGGACAACCCAGACCTTTATAGAAACGCATATTTTTAAAATCTGTCTGTCCTTCTAATTTCAAAATATTTTGAATAGCTTTACTTTTTTCAATGATTCTCAATTCATCTTCAGATATTTGATAAGAAACGATACACTTGCGGCAAATACGCCGCACCAATCTTTGGGCAATAGCCACATTGACTGTCGAGGCGACCAAAAATGGTTCAATGCCCATTTCCAAAAAACGAGGCAAGGTAGTGGCCGCATCATTTGTATGCAAAGTAGACAACACTAAGTGACCTGTTAAAGCTGAATTAACGGCAATATTGGCCGTTTCTTCATCACGAATTTCTCCAATCATGATAATGTCTGGATCTTGACGTAAAATTGCCCGCAAACCATTAGCAAAGGTTAAATTAGTTTTATTATTTACCTGAATCTGATTAACGCCTTCCACATTATACTCCACCGGATCTTCAATTGAAGAAATATTAATTTCACGTTTATTTAAGATTTTTAAAATACCATAGACAGTTGTTGTTTTACCGGAACCAGTGGGACCAGTCACCAGAATCATACCGTGCGGATTTTTAATTGTCTTGTTGATTAATTTCAAATTATCATCAAAAAAACCCAAATCTTCCAAGCCATAGTTGCGATTTTTGGATGACAACAAACGCATCACTACTTTTTCACCATTAGCTGTCGGCAAAATCGAAACACGAACATCTAAATCCTCCAAGGCGGTTTTAAAACTAATCTTGCCATCCTGCGCTGCCCGGTGTTCGTCCGTACGCATCTTGGCCATGATTTTAATTCTCGACACAATTAATTCTGACAAACTCTTAGGGACATTTAAGACATCGTGCAAAATACCATCGACCCGAAATCGAATCATAATCTCATTAATAAAAGGCTCGATATGAATATC
Encoded proteins:
- the pilM gene encoding pilus assembly protein PilM, whose amino-acid sequence is MIKVCPNKNLVGINISDYSIKVVDVRCFDKKFEVVSSGMILMDPGVVSNGRIMNMERLKEYVKKVFAEASPRRIVPKEISFAIPERQVYSHIFEVDASQEKDLNKIAYDEALSSIPLNREDLVFSYKILERFKAVADEVFYDFEENNKNPKNKVEKKVELIEKIRVLVVGVQNEVVEEWKNIFAALELKVEDFSLETFSTFQGLFGNLLDHAILIVDIGASITNVSIISEHGLMYSSAINAAGNYFSKKLQDGIGKKADGTESGYDHKEVGQLKREIGILPSEKFVNVPIILKSAMLQIVEEVKTALKYYNMKTGKVINEVILVGGSSKLKGSVEYLSSNLSGLKYELIVKNAEGEEDKTANKDIKVSNGQILAEGLSIEFTEALGLALRRYNTAWNKISPVFPLNFNANEYGLAPLDDEMEEMQEESEGSDKLAWVKEHKQLVQLLVLLVVGTALLGWAFWYRGQSAKKVQLAIEQQKTYEKAINVKVLVATGKTGYGASSIKARIYKDVYKENLAIDKLVVKSKEFALKQTKPGEKLWEHYINVLEVKKIIFPVTMEWLIYNEKDVTAKFIAEAKKQHNNDKDFGFKNVEVLNLEKDGEEYYLTGRVNIATKTKPVNVMATTTAVIVKDSEIINKEVAVRQKVDLSVEQGAAEASSSQQGIGEASSIKDLSALFANSKKKFVSLDDSGLTWLNVRVASSTKAAILTKIYPKNVYELIDNQGEWYKIKVDETQEGWVSATYVKILE
- a CDS encoding prepilin-type N-terminal cleavage/methylation domain-containing protein, with translation MKNKQGFSLIELLITIGLTISISVISIPLYGNLQASTKLDESLAQAVDFLRSAREQSRAGLRGANHGVYFDPGNHKVVLYQGPSFFIRDEVYDQVLNLEPGVTISTTIPANDINYTQSAGDPDAIGQVEFNFGGEKRGIEINQYGIPLEIKTHVEI
- the recO gene encoding DNA repair protein RecO, whose amino-acid sequence is MNETFNIQGIILKRDDFRETDGRVLVYSQEKGLMELIARGTKKAKSKLAAHLEPMSLVEIMIIRGKNYDYVGSALARDCFRNLKEDYNKIMSTGAVLRRVGEVVKAHEVDENIFFLLVDFLSSLNSVKAVEKDECSTTQKDYGFFIFKLMSLLGYQPILNTCLGCGQIDQSKKLYFNAKKGGLECEHCVSALPEERKYNILVSIEAVILLRKILENSFANILKLEIEERVQVEIDLVIKFFEKYHLN
- the ruvX gene encoding Holliday junction resolvase RuvX, translating into MKYLGVDWGEKRIGLAIGEDEVKLASPFKVANDFRELVKIIKSEEIEVVVIGVPYSISDVTHKLPQRFADFLESLKQAIDIPIKEVDERLSSKAGDARIGDKKTKASRDEIAAMEILQSYFDSI
- the map gene encoding type I methionyl aminopeptidase, whose protein sequence is MITIKTKEEIAIMREGGNILSSILAKLGDMVKPGVSTADLEKEANRLILAAGGRPAFKGYKVGSAKPFPTALCTSINSEVVHGPAIPARILKKGDVIGIDIGMEYPAKNGMFTDMAITVPVGVVDKKILNLLEATKKSLELAISKVRAGAEIREIGIAVQRYVEARGYSVVRDLVGHGVGHGVHEAPQVPNFEIPKKSMDNIILKSGMTIAIEPMVNIGKYQVRNANDGFTIVTTDGSVSAHFEHTVAVTDDGCEVITAF
- a CDS encoding type II secretion system F family protein, with translation MQKINNPKKSALDMDISIGGINFGQKITFAKHLAVMLKSGLTITEALDIVYGQAEGKLKKVIGVIKRSVDAGNSLSVSLGKFPKIFPPIFVNTVFVGESSGTLDENLDNLANHLKKDKELMDKIKGAMVYPMIVLTLAFVLAMAISFVVLPKITPLFKGLGMDLPMSTRVLIAFSDIIQKQGKLLFPMIVAGVIFLLWIFRQKFFKPVSDYLILQIPIVKNISRNKNLTIFSSTLGTLLKSGLNIDEALRITKDTIDNYYYRKALEDLAMKTRQGTKMSENLSRHGNLFPSLLVSMLKIGENSGRLEEVLTYLADYYETEVNNATKTLSTAIEPMLLIFIGLMVGGLAIAIITPIYKMTGNVQN
- a CDS encoding GspE/PulE family protein encodes the protein MKLSNNQLKILLLGSNLIPWDKLETVVKEADLKNLSLLDYLPSTNLVTPDQLGKIVAEELKISFANLREEKLDEKLLNLIPERVARARGVIVFEKNDNFAKVGMTNPDDIEIMHLVQKKIGKKIIPYYITRHDLEYALGKYKGSAQEKFKKILQKLKNKSISVTQKDELTVEIVDVILEYGYQSKASDIHIEPFINEIMIRFRVDGILHDVLNVPKSLSELIVSRIKIMAKMRTDEHRAAQDGKISFKTALEDLDVRVSILPTANGEKVVMRLLSSKNRNYGLEDLGFFDDNLKLINKTIKNPHGMILVTGPTGSGKTTTVYGILKILNKREINISSIEDPVEYNVEGVNQIQVNNKTNLTFANGLRAILRQDPDIIMIGEIRDEETANIAVNSALTGHLVLSTLHTNDAATTLPRFLEMGIEPFLVASTVNVAIAQRLVRRICRKCIVSYQISEDELRIIEKSKAIQNILKLEGQTDFKNMRFYKGLGCPVCGNTGFSGRIGVFEILEMTERIRGLVIDRVNSDVILKAAKEEGMTVMLHDGVRKIFNGETTIMEVVRVTMD